The following coding sequences are from one Desulfosporosinus orientis DSM 765 window:
- a CDS encoding glutamine--tRNA ligase/YqeY domain fusion protein → MDNRPTSNFLKNIITEDLKSGKVDHIITRFPPEPNGYLHIGHAKSIILNFELADEFKGKTNLRFDDTNPTKEDTEYVESIKEDVRWLGYEWDNLFFASDYFEEMYKRAVLLIKKGKAYVCDLKADEIRQMRGSLTEVGQKSPYRDRSAEENLDLFERMKKGEFKDGEKVLRAKIDMASPNINMRDPVLYRIAHASHHNTGDKWCIYPMYDFAHPLEDAIEGVTHSICTLEFEDHRPLYDWVIRECEMEEVPHQYEFARLNITNTVMSKRKLKQLVDEKVVDGWDDPRMPTISGLRRRGYTPEAIRNFAREIGVAKADSVVDSKMLEHFIREDLKLKAPRTMAVLEPLKVIITNYPEDTVEMLEAENNPENPDMGSRQIPFSRELYIEQEDFMENPPPKYHRLFVGNEVRLKNAYFIKCNDFVKDERGKVIELHCTYDPETKSGTGFTGRKVKGTIHWVEASQALPAEFRLYEPLILDQEEEDDGSFLDYINPKSLETVQGLVEPGLKTAKVQDKFQFVRHGYFTIDSSHFNQDRLVFNRIVSLKSSYQLPKS, encoded by the coding sequence ATGGATAACAGACCTACTTCTAATTTTTTAAAAAACATAATTACTGAGGATTTAAAATCAGGTAAAGTTGATCACATTATTACACGGTTCCCTCCTGAGCCTAACGGTTATTTACATATTGGACATGCCAAATCCATTATCCTTAATTTTGAATTAGCCGATGAATTTAAAGGAAAAACCAATCTTCGCTTTGATGACACTAATCCGACCAAAGAAGATACAGAGTATGTAGAATCAATTAAGGAAGATGTTCGCTGGCTGGGGTATGAGTGGGACAATCTGTTCTTTGCTTCGGATTACTTTGAGGAAATGTATAAGCGGGCGGTACTCCTGATTAAAAAAGGGAAGGCCTATGTCTGTGATTTAAAGGCTGATGAAATTCGCCAAATGCGTGGTTCCTTGACTGAGGTTGGGCAAAAGAGTCCTTATCGGGACCGTAGTGCCGAAGAGAACCTGGATTTATTCGAACGCATGAAAAAGGGCGAATTTAAAGACGGAGAAAAAGTTTTACGGGCCAAAATCGATATGGCATCACCGAATATCAATATGCGGGACCCGGTCTTGTACCGGATTGCCCACGCCTCCCACCACAATACGGGTGACAAGTGGTGTATTTACCCAATGTATGATTTTGCTCATCCCTTGGAAGACGCTATCGAGGGAGTTACTCACTCCATATGCACCTTGGAATTTGAGGATCATCGTCCCTTATATGATTGGGTTATTCGTGAATGTGAAATGGAAGAGGTACCTCACCAATATGAATTTGCTCGCCTGAACATTACAAATACGGTCATGAGTAAGCGAAAATTAAAGCAATTGGTGGACGAAAAGGTTGTTGACGGCTGGGATGATCCGCGTATGCCTACCATCTCCGGACTGAGGCGCAGAGGATATACCCCTGAAGCAATTCGTAATTTTGCCCGGGAGATAGGAGTTGCCAAAGCAGATAGTGTCGTGGACAGCAAAATGCTGGAGCATTTTATCCGAGAGGATTTAAAGCTGAAAGCCCCCAGGACAATGGCAGTATTGGAACCTTTAAAAGTTATTATTACTAATTACCCTGAGGACACAGTGGAAATGTTAGAGGCAGAAAATAATCCGGAAAATCCGGACATGGGCAGCCGGCAAATTCCATTTTCAAGGGAACTCTATATCGAGCAAGAGGATTTTATGGAAAATCCGCCGCCAAAGTATCATAGACTTTTTGTCGGCAATGAAGTTCGTTTAAAAAACGCCTATTTTATAAAGTGCAATGATTTTGTAAAAGATGAACGTGGCAAAGTTATCGAACTGCACTGCACCTATGACCCTGAGACTAAGAGCGGCACAGGCTTTACAGGACGAAAAGTCAAAGGTACCATTCATTGGGTCGAAGCGTCTCAAGCATTACCGGCCGAGTTCAGGCTTTATGAACCTTTGATCCTGGATCAAGAGGAAGAGGATGACGGTTCATTTCTGGACTATATAAATCCCAAATCTCTGGAAACTGTACAGGGCTTGGTTGAGCCCGGTCTTAAGACAGCAAAGGTTCAGGATAAATTCCAATTTGTACGGCATGGTTATTTTACGATTGATTCTTCCCATTTTAACCAAGACCGTCTTGTCTTTAACAGAATAGTATCTCTCAAGAGTTCCTACCAGCTACCAAAATCATAA